From the Pyrenophora tritici-repentis strain M4 chromosome 5, whole genome shotgun sequence genome, the window GGGGATTTGTACTTCGCTCGAGAATCGCTCGACAAGGTTCTCGTTAACGATACCATCAGAGGCGGCGAAGAAGGCGAGTACGTGTGAGATAAAGAAACGCTCGTCGTCGTTGAGACGCTTGTTCCAGTCGTGCAGATCCTTGGAAAGATCAATCTCTTCGGCGGTCCAGAAGGAAGCTTCGGCTTTCTTATACATCTGCCAGACCTGTAGGGATGTCATTAGCATGTGTCAAGGTGAACAGGGTCTGACGCGTAGACACGCGTCTAGCGCGTTCGGAAGTAAAACTTACATCGTGGTACTTGATTGGGAAGAGGACAAAGCGTCCAGGGTTTTCTTGAAGGAGGGGCTCGTCTGCTTCCTCGGGCTTGATTGTAGGAGCAACGGTTGGCTTCACCTCCTCATCGTCCGCATCAAAGTCATCTGGAATGCCGACGATGGGCTTGAATGTGTTCTCCTTGTCTGTTGACGAGAAGTCAAGCTTCTTTGCAGGAGAGTCGGTCATCTTGAGGTTATCAGTTGCAGTTGCAGCCTATTTACGCGTTAGTATGGACGCGTCGAGTACGAATTATATTGGGTAACGCGACATACCTGCTTGGAGGGCGTGGACTGAAGAGCAGACATTGTTGTGGACGAAGGGTGATTGATGCGCTGAATTGATTGTAAAAGGCGACAGAGTAGTCAAAAATACAAGTAGTGGCGCCGATGAGGGTGGATGATGCTGTGGTGTAGAGAGACAAAGAGAACGCGACTCCAACTATAAATCTACGTAGACCCACCGACACGTGACTTGGTGATCGCGCTAGACGCAGCCACTAGCGCGCCTCTTCCACGAAAAGGCGCTATGAGCTCATCCATCTACAAAGCTCATCGAAGCCGCTCTGCTGCCCCATCAAGCCCTAGAAAATGATTTCGCTCTTTGGTCAGATACAATTGAGTACGCTCATTTCAATGACACCCATATCATCATTTTTTCTCTCTGTCACGCCTCCAAATAACGCATCAAGGTCGCTCATCGCGTCGCCCAGCCACGGTCTTTCACACGGGCAAACGCGTCGCAACGCGCTATGATTCGACTCCCCTTCCCCACCACAACACGCAAGGGCCGCTACCATGACAAACTAGCTCTGCATCCGGCGGCGGAATCAGGGCTTAGAAATGCATTTGAAACTAATATTGGCCCGCCTCTATGCTCGCACTGGCTGCAATGTGGTATTGCTCGTGCCGGCCTCGGATCAGATAAGATTTTCTCTGGTAAATCGGCTGATGCTGATGGCTGGCCAGCTCCACCGAGCTTGTCACGGTGCACGCTCGAGACAATTTGGCTTCGGAAACGCGTCTTTGAGACAGAGACGCGTAAAGTATGTACATCACCTCCCACAGACTTTTGACTTGCGGCCACTTTGCTACAGTTGACTGGACGACGCGTGCTCGGACGTGTCAGGGCGTACGCTAGGTGTTGAGGAACCCGCAATATCGCTCATACTGGCGATCTTATCGTTCTGCTCCTGCCTAGGCTTGTGGAAGAGCTGCATCCCTGAAACGGTCGAGTGTTCTTTGAGTGTAGAGGGGTGTTACCGTGCTTGGCTGATGAATGACGGTGAAGCCTAGGGCGAATATTTTGAATCCTTTCCAGACCGCTTCTAGCAGTCCAGGAAAGTTTCTGAAACCAGTGGCTGCTCAATTCGCTCCTCTCCATCTTCAACAAGACATGGTTCATGATATCATGATGGATTACGCCATAGTGATGGAGTCATGGACCCTCACACGTTAGGCCAGCCTTATCAAACGCCAAGAGCACCAGACGGTTTCCCGGGAGATCAAAATTTCTTTTTCTCGTCAAACGAACTGTCAAAGTGTGTTCTGGCTACTCACCGTCTCTATAGTCCTCGTACCTGTCTGAATACGGGCAAAGACACTTGTGCTTCTGCGTGTCGATGCTGTCATTCGAGTTGATCTACGTACCCCACCCTGGCCGCTCATGCATAACCCAAACTTTTCCAGATGTAAACGCGTCGGCTGGAAAATCGCCCTTTCTCGTCGTGGTACCTCACAACCCGatccttcttcttctccctccCTTCTCAAAGAAGCACTACTTCATGCGCTGGGATGCGGATCGAACGTCAGATACAAGCGGCGCTTGCATGTGTGGATGTTAGTCGGTGAATCCCGTCAACTCGCGATGGCAATATCACTTGACAAGAGCGTGCTGAGGCCAACGACAATCTGCTTTCCATTGATACGAAAACACACTGCATGGTATATTATACACCAAAGCTTCCTTCCATTCATTACTGCATCCGCCAACTTTCTGCTCCCGAGTCGGGCCAGTAGCCATCCTCCCCCATGTACGATAACTTGGACGATAGCGGCAGGCCGAGAGGCCAAGATGTCGAACATAGACCTTCGATCCCAAAATCGTAGAGAGAACAGCTATTGTCGAATGCCCGATGACTCTGACCGAATATCCGATTTCTAGTCTAGATTGCAGTCTGACCAGTAGATTGGAGGAGTACCATCCCTATAATCTGTAAACCAAGCGTCTTTCCTGCAGGGATTTCCGCTCTTGTGGCAGGAGCGCGCGCCGCCTCCGCCTGGTAGTTTACCCGCCTGTTTAGAGTGGATTAGATTTATCATAGTGATAGCCAATAGGGTCAGGGTGATGTACCGCACTACACCACTGGCAGTCTGTAGCGTCGACAAGGCTGCAGCACTTCCCGTAATTGTCGCCTTTGATTTGTCGGCATCTCGCAGTCTACAAGGCAATTCGTTAGTAACGTGAGGGCGGAGACAAGAGGAGAGACGAGCTAATTCATACAACGCCCGAGTTCTTAGCGGAGACACCTAGGCTCAAGCCAAGTAGTAGAATAAAGGTTTGTATCTTCACCATTTTGGTTTCGTTTGGTCAAGTTGAAGTATATGTTTTGGCCAAGGTGGATAGGTAAAGAATGACTTGAGTTTCCACGCGCGACTCTAGAATATATACACACCGTCTTCTCAGTCTCGTGAAAGGGGCGGCGGTTGTCAGCATCGTATTCGGGCTGCTTACTGTATCTCTCGTGTATGTACAGATCTGACAACACGAAAACTGACGTACTCAGAGTCTTTGTTAAAGCAAATTACCTCGGCTGAGGACACCGCCGAGTACGGTAAGCTCTGCAATTTCACAGGCGATCGAATGATTTTAGTACACGAGGGTTCTACATACGTCACGGAGAGGGCGGATGTCTGTGTACGTTTACAAATTACGATACGAAAAAGTGAGTTCTGACACAGGTGTTGGTTGATGAAGGAGGCCACGAGCACTGGGACTAGACTTGCTTGTACTAGAAGACGTGTTCGCACGAGCAGCCGTGGGGTTGGGCGAGAGAGATGTTGAGATTATAATCACGATTACGAATTGTACATTGATATTGTCGCGAACAGCACATATGAGCGGTCTTGAAGTCCGGGTTCTTCGTAATCGTGGTCTGATGAGACTGACTGCGTATCTTCATGTTTGGATGGTATTGCACTGCTGAGCAGGAGATTTATGACGGTCGTTGAGGAAGGTAACGCAAGTTTTCGCTTATTGTAGTAAAACTATTCTTGCGTTCGATTGAGCTGTCAGCGTTGATGGGCATGTCAAGCTAATCTTGTAGTTGGCGCTTGGATCTGATGTGGGTATTGCGGTTGCCGTTCGGGATCTCCATGCCCAACAAGGGATACCATGCGATATGCTTCTTTAGGCTTTACCGTTCTTTTTCGATGGGTGTATTTTCCTCATGCGACGTAGACTTTTCCAGTTGCCGTTCTAGTGGTATTGTTTGCTGCAAAACCCAGTAGCTCAAGCATATTCTTGAGCCCTATAAGGTATCTACAATGATACTACACATGTTAAATCTGGAGTATACCTAAGCGCATACATCTACGATATGGGAAATAAGCCATGTTGGTTCGCAGACTGGTGACACTCTTACGCATACATGCGCTGGTTACCATGGCATCTCGTTCTGCAATATCGCAACATCGAGCGGCCTTCCAGATCCAATCCGGTCAGTTTGGTCGTGCTCATCCACTTGGCTCAGACAGAGAGATGTAACCTTTTCTTGGATCTCACGGCGAAAATAGCTTCTCTGCCAACGAGGAGAGTGCGAAGGCTGAATGGGGGAACATGAAGAGCTAGCATTGGTATCATACCGTAGAAGATAGACATGCTCCAACTCTATGAGATTCACTTGTGCCGACGGTGTACTTGCTGATCATAGGACATGTGTTTATTTACACATGGAGTTCTAGTCGTGCTAATTGGAAGAAACGCGTTGTTTTGGACTCTGGGTTGATTTTAGATTTTGGAATGAAGGGAATTCATGATATAGCGGGGTATCTTTCACGTCGATACCTACGTACTTCAAGGACGAAGTTGCTAGAATTTGCTATCCCCGTTTTGGCCTAGATCGCCATGTCCGTGCCATAGTCAGTGCCGGTACCCCAGTAGGTTTGACATCAACCATCATCGATCTCCAGTAACAGGCCGCACCTATTCTCTTCGTCTCTGCGCCATTTACGCAGCGCACTTTCTGCTTCCTACTCCAGCGAATCCCCTCACAGACCTTGTATATCAGTGTGGTACAACTATTGCCTCGGCCTATCACCCGTGCGACCCACTCCGCACGCCAACGAAGCAACGGAGCTTCGCGCCTCGAGTCAACACCGCCGTACCTAGCCTTTACACTCCACACAACACATTACACCATGGCGTCAAGGAAGAAGGTCCTCCTCAAGGTACTGCAGCTCTGCGTTAGATATGAGGAGCCACACTAATGCGCTCAGGTCATTATCCTCGGAGACAGCGGGGTCGGCAAGACCAGCTTGATGAACCAATATGTACGAATCACACCGCCATACGTCTGGGCTATACTGAGTACAAATACTTACACACTGGATAGGTCAACAAGAAGTTCAGCGCAAGCTACAAGGCAACCATCGGGGCCGATTTCCTCACAAAGGAAGTGCTAGTCGACGATAGACTGGTCACGATGCAGGTCGGTGTAGTCAACTCTTGTTGAAGCGATAAGCTAACAGCTCAGCTCTGGGACACGGCTGGTCAGGAACGTTTCCAATCGCTAGGTGTCGCCTTCTACCGTGGCGCCGACTGCTGCGTGCTTGTGTACGACGTGAATAACTCGAAGAGTTTCGATACCCTGGACAGCTGGAGGGACGAGTTTCTGGTTCAGGCCAGTCCTATGGATCCCGAGAGCTTCCCATTCGTATGTATATGCGTATCGATGGTCGGGGTATAATTACTGACTTGACAGGTCGTCATTGGAAACAAGATCGATGTGGAAGAGAGCAAACGAATGGTAGATGCTTGATGCGCATATTTGATGCAACACAGCTAACGCTGGCAGATATCATCTAAACGTGCCATGACCTTTTGCCAATCCAAAGGCGGCATCCCCTACTTCGAGACGAGTGCAAAGGAAGCTATCAACGTGGAGCAAGCGTTTGAAGGTATATCAGAACCAACAACCCAACCCGATCATCGTCGGCTGACATGCACAGTGATTGCACGACAAGCCTTGGCACAAGAAGACGTTGGTGACTTTAGCAACGACTTCCCCGAGACAATCCCGATCGATCTGAAGGGCAGCGAAGGCGGCTGCGCATGCTAGTAAGCCATGGCCTCACGAGCGTCGGCCATGAGAGCCGGCAGTGTAGCTCTACCTGCCGCGATGCCATGTTGCATTTGGAGTTGGTATGGAGTCTGGTGTTTGACATGCTTCTACGTAGGAGCGTTCGGTATTCCTGTAATTCATCATCATCGGCTTTGATCTCTGATTGCCTCATCTATATAACTGCCAGAAACGATACGAATACATTTTAGCATATCCACTGTTTCTTCTTGGTGAAAACATGGCTTGGATTCGCGGCAGATGGAGATGGACGCATCGGCAGTGATGACGTGGGGCTGTGGCTAAGCCGCCAAAGCCACGCATGGGTCTTCCTGAGACACTGAAACCCCCGACCAGTTCAGACACTTTCTGCGTGTCTCGCCAAACTGCTGGTCACCACACCTAGTGAAGCTCTGCTTCATCTTTCGACACGACTAATTACATGGGCACCCGCACCCCGTCACATGCCTCGACACGATTTCCAACGGTGAACCTGCTTGTTGCCGAAGACCCTCCTTGATCTAGGTCGCGACACCCTGTGCATTCATTATAGTGGCTTGCGCCCAACATGATACCGAGGCGAGAAGAGCTCGTCGAGACGACACCGCTCAGTCCGCGTGTTAGCAATGAGTCGGACGTGAGCGAATACCTACACGGAGAGGACTTTCTGGACAGCCCGGCGAGCGAAGTCAGTCAGTGGACCGAAGGGGGGAAGGGGCCCGCGAGTGCTTGGACAGCAAAACTGAGGCATGCCGTGGGCATAGCGCTCCTACTCGCGACAGTGCTGTTATGGACAGCGAGTAATTTCCTCGCCAGTGTACGTTTATCTCAAGTTGGCGCGCGAC encodes:
- a CDS encoding GTPase SAR1 and related small G protein, whose product is MASRKKVLLKVIILGDSGVGKTSLMNQYVNKKFSASYKATIGADFLTKEVLVDDRLVTMQLWDTAGQERFQSLGVAFYRGADCCVLVYDVNNSKSFDTLDSWRDEFLVQASPMDPESFPFVVIGNKIDVEESKRMISSKRAMTFCQSKGGIPYFETSAKEAINVEQAFEVIARQALAQEDVGDFSNDFPETIPIDLKGSEGGCAC